The following are from one region of the Melioribacteraceae bacterium 4301-Me genome:
- a CDS encoding response regulator transcription factor, translated as MRILVVEDEKKVANFIKKGLEEEYFSVDVAYNGKDGYEMAVSQEYDVIVLDVMLPFKDGLKITKDLRSQNVNTPILLLTVKDSTGDKVAGLDAGADDYLTKPFAFEELTARIRALLRRKETQKTTELKIDNLTLNLITHKVYRGEQEITLTPREYAILEYLIHNKNKIVSRTKLIEHVYDYHFDPETNIIDVYINKLRNKIDLPSQKQLIHTVRGIGYIIKD; from the coding sequence ATGAGAATTTTAGTAGTTGAAGACGAAAAAAAAGTGGCTAATTTTATCAAAAAAGGCCTTGAGGAAGAATACTTTTCAGTAGATGTTGCTTATAATGGAAAAGACGGTTATGAAATGGCTGTTTCTCAGGAGTATGATGTTATTGTACTTGATGTAATGCTGCCTTTTAAAGACGGATTGAAAATTACAAAAGATTTACGTTCCCAAAACGTAAATACACCTATTCTTTTATTAACTGTAAAAGACAGCACAGGCGATAAAGTAGCTGGTCTTGATGCTGGAGCAGATGATTATCTTACTAAGCCTTTTGCTTTTGAAGAATTAACAGCGCGTATTCGTGCTTTGCTCAGAAGAAAAGAAACACAAAAAACAACCGAATTAAAAATTGATAACCTCACACTAAATTTAATTACTCACAAAGTTTACAGAGGCGAACAGGAAATTACATTAACCCCCAGAGAATACGCTATCCTCGAATATTTGATTCATAACAAAAACAAGATCGTCTCTCGCACAAAGTTAATAGAACATGTTTACGATTATCATTTCGACCCTGAAACTAACATTATAGATGTCTATATCAACAAACTGCGTAATAAAATTGACCTCCCATCTCAAAAGCAGTTAATTCATACTGTACGAGGCATTGGATATATAATAAAAGATTAA
- a CDS encoding GNAT family N-acetyltransferase, protein MYEIQLNEEYSITTKKTKFDTWMIYEFLTNAYWSKGIDFASVKKRIKKSLCFGLFYKEKQIGFARVITDYVSLAYLADVFVLKEHRGKGLGKLLIKNVLCHPDLVDVKTWMLATKDAHGLYEKFGFKILTESNYYMKKKKEE, encoded by the coding sequence ATGTACGAAATACAATTAAATGAAGAGTATTCAATTACAACTAAAAAAACAAAGTTTGATACATGGATGATTTATGAGTTTTTAACAAATGCTTATTGGTCAAAGGGGATTGATTTTGCATCCGTTAAAAAAAGGATTAAAAAATCACTTTGCTTCGGACTTTTTTATAAAGAAAAACAGATTGGTTTTGCACGCGTTATTACCGATTACGTTTCTTTGGCTTACTTAGCAGATGTTTTTGTGTTAAAAGAACATCGTGGGAAAGGATTAGGAAAGTTATTAATTAAAAATGTACTCTGTCACCCAGATTTAGTTGATGTTAAAACATGGATGCTGGCTACTAAAGACGCACACGGTTTGTACGAAAAATTTGGGTTCAAAATTTTAACTGAGTCCAACTACTATATGAAGAAAAAGAAAGAGGAATAA
- a CDS encoding arylamine N-acetyltransferase, translating into MNTQDYLKRINVSETREPSLEFLSELQLKHLYAIPFEDLDIPNRARISLDLEKIYNKIIPTKRGGFCYELNGLFHWLLTNLGFNVDMLSARVYNHSWKRLGPEFDHMTLLVHLKEDYLVDVGFGDSFRKPIQMPRGIVSDISGTYRVNGSNKNYAVEKLEKGMWTLLYSFTIIPRLLSDFEEMCNFQQDSPTSIFRTRMLCSKATETGRITLSDTSLTIKKGKEKIKVEIKTKEEFYKYLNEYFEIKFEE; encoded by the coding sequence ATGAATACACAAGATTATCTTAAAAGAATAAATGTGTCGGAAACAAGAGAGCCCTCGTTAGAATTTCTTTCTGAACTTCAATTAAAACATTTATATGCAATTCCATTTGAAGATTTAGATATACCCAACCGCGCAAGAATTTCTCTTGATTTAGAAAAAATCTACAATAAAATAATTCCTACAAAAAGAGGTGGATTTTGTTACGAACTAAATGGACTTTTTCATTGGTTGCTTACTAACTTGGGTTTTAATGTTGATATGCTTTCTGCAAGAGTTTATAATCACAGCTGGAAAAGATTAGGACCAGAATTTGACCACATGACTTTACTTGTCCACCTTAAAGAAGATTACTTAGTTGATGTTGGTTTCGGTGATTCTTTTAGAAAGCCAATTCAAATGCCAAGAGGAATAGTAAGCGATATTAGCGGTACATACCGAGTAAATGGAAGCAACAAAAATTATGCAGTCGAAAAACTTGAAAAAGGAATGTGGACACTGCTTTACAGCTTCACAATTATCCCAAGATTATTGAGTGACTTTGAAGAAATGTGTAACTTTCAACAAGACTCGCCCACATCAATTTTTAGAACAAGGATGCTTTGTTCCAAAGCTACTGAAACAGGCAGAATTACACTTTCTGATACTTCGTTAACTATAAAAAAAGGAAAAGAAAAAATTAAAGTGGAAATTAAAACCAAAGAAGAGTTTTACAAATATTTAAATGAATATTTCGAAATAAAATTTGAAGAATAA
- a CDS encoding PAS domain S-box protein has translation MEQILKPEEFLKVIASFLTETHSGLAIIDVKHSLFPFVYVNRGFSKITGYASNEIIGREFGFFLDIRTRNNLITKITAILEKPESFSIDTKIVSKGGKIIDALILFTPVVSYPKDIEHIFLIVDDITDKKARIANEASLKTFKVTIESVNDIVFNYMNYLKVFRDDLLEVNGQINHKRIEELIAEYDVQYRNTFMALTKFESLTSFKTKSLTDDLEIFDL, from the coding sequence ATGGAACAAATATTAAAACCGGAAGAATTCTTAAAAGTAATCGCCTCATTTCTAACAGAAACCCATAGCGGTTTAGCGATTATTGATGTTAAGCATAGCTTGTTTCCATTTGTATATGTCAATAGAGGATTTTCTAAAATAACTGGTTATGCTTCAAATGAAATTATTGGCAGAGAATTCGGGTTCTTTTTAGATATTAGGACTAGAAATAATCTAATTACAAAAATAACTGCAATTTTGGAAAAGCCAGAGTCCTTTTCTATTGACACAAAAATTGTAAGCAAAGGCGGCAAGATAATAGATGCCTTAATTTTGTTTACGCCTGTTGTTTCTTATCCAAAAGATATCGAGCACATTTTTTTGATTGTGGATGATATTACAGATAAAAAAGCACGTATAGCAAATGAGGCTTCGTTAAAAACATTTAAGGTTACTATAGAGTCTGTGAATGATATTGTTTTTAATTATATGAATTATCTAAAAGTATTCCGTGATGATTTATTAGAAGTAAACGGACAAATCAACCACAAGCGTATTGAAGAATTAATTGCTGAGTATGATGTTCAATACAGAAACACATTTATGGCTCTTACGAAGTTTGAAAGCTTAACAAGTTTTAAGACCAAAAGCTTAACAGATGATTTAGAAATTTTTGATTTGTAA
- a CDS encoding ATP-binding protein produces the protein MELLLGVIIYIYLFTKSLDKLDSALAAQANAIIKIVKEKHVDLDTFTPDENYQNEEDLVWDLIYDIVVFNKRNTYIEISSGNKIIFKTDNLSGNDFLLPNIALNKKGAFDFVGDSLSQQTIRGYLLKSGNYAVLVAYPKDQISQTLNSLTDLYILLAPLFLIISFLGGAIISSKSLSRIDAIVKKTEEITAQNMSEKIPGEEFTDEYGRLVRKMNEMIDRIKTSVDYMNQFTIFAAHELKTPLTILRGEIEIALKSPKTVDEYIEVLKSNHEETIRLIKIIDNLFFISKSDHSLINVQKVNVNLEEFLNAILNNFIYLANEKQIKIVSNIPKNINVKLDTGLMKQAITNLLDNAIKYGNENSELLVSAENNSENKLKIDIANTGDEIPPEALNKIFERFYRVENPKSQKKGGVGLGLSVVKSIINLHNGDIMVDSKFGRTKVSILMPLS, from the coding sequence TTGGAATTGTTATTAGGTGTAATAATTTACATTTACCTTTTTACTAAATCTTTGGACAAACTTGATTCTGCTTTAGCCGCGCAAGCAAATGCAATAATAAAAATTGTTAAAGAAAAACATGTTGATTTGGATACCTTTACACCCGATGAAAATTACCAAAATGAAGAAGATTTGGTTTGGGATTTAATTTACGATATTGTAGTGTTTAACAAAAGAAATACATATATAGAAATTTCCTCCGGGAACAAAATAATTTTTAAAACAGATAATCTTTCCGGAAACGACTTCTTACTGCCAAACATTGCATTAAACAAAAAAGGTGCGTTCGATTTTGTTGGGGATTCATTATCTCAGCAAACAATACGAGGTTACTTACTCAAAAGCGGCAATTATGCTGTTTTGGTTGCCTACCCAAAAGATCAAATATCACAAACACTCAACAGCTTAACAGATCTTTATATTCTTCTTGCACCCCTTTTTTTAATCATCTCGTTTTTAGGTGGCGCAATTATTTCTTCAAAATCACTCTCTCGCATTGACGCAATCGTAAAAAAAACAGAAGAGATAACAGCTCAAAATATGAGTGAAAAAATTCCCGGTGAAGAGTTTACCGATGAATACGGTCGCTTAGTCCGTAAAATGAATGAAATGATTGACCGAATAAAAACTTCAGTCGATTATATGAATCAGTTTACAATATTTGCTGCACATGAACTAAAAACCCCGTTAACAATTTTACGTGGAGAAATTGAAATTGCATTGAAATCCCCAAAAACAGTTGATGAGTATATAGAAGTATTGAAAAGCAACCACGAAGAAACCATACGATTGATTAAAATTATAGATAATCTCTTTTTTATTTCAAAAAGTGACCACTCGCTTATTAACGTTCAAAAAGTAAACGTAAATTTAGAAGAGTTTTTAAATGCCATCTTAAATAATTTCATTTATTTGGCAAATGAAAAACAAATAAAAATAGTTTCTAATATTCCTAAAAACATAAATGTAAAATTAGACACTGGTTTAATGAAACAGGCCATTACTAATTTACTTGACAACGCTATCAAATACGGAAATGAGAACTCGGAGTTGCTCGTTTCAGCAGAAAACAATTCTGAAAACAAGCTAAAGATTGATATTGCAAATACAGGAGACGAAATACCTCCCGAGGCTTTAAATAAAATATTCGAACGATTTTATAGAGTTGAAAATCCAAAATCTCAAAAAAAGGGGGGCGTTGGCTTAGGCTTATCAGTTGTTAAGTCAATAATAAATTTGCATAACGGCGATATTATGGTTGATTCTAAATTTGGCAGAACGAAAGTTTCTATTTTAATGCCCTTATCGTAA
- a CDS encoding mechanosensitive ion channel family protein — MEFLNVTIWGNSIKDYLLAIGIIFLAVLIIHIIRTIVISKLKKIKNENGEIKYSFAIKSINKFLIPALYLTAMYIVIESLSFGTKADKIFTIVIYLLTTLYAVRFGIALLNYFLTKYVEKSRGEEESKRIKPLFAFLNFLIWILGLLFLLDNLGFKISTLIAGLGISGIAIGFAAQAILGDLFSYFVIFFDKPFELGDFVVFENIAGSIEKIGIKSTRIRSLSGEQITISNSKLTGTLVHNYKRMEKRRVVFNIGVTYQTKADLLKKIPSIVKEIIEKNENTLFDRAHFKSYGDFSLIYEIVYYILSSDYNVYMDVQQQINLSIFEEFEKLKIEFAYPTQTIFLNKGN; from the coding sequence ATGGAATTCTTAAATGTAACTATCTGGGGAAATTCTATTAAAGATTACTTGCTTGCCATCGGTATAATCTTTTTGGCTGTGTTAATTATTCATATTATTCGAACAATAGTTATATCTAAATTAAAGAAGATAAAGAATGAAAACGGAGAAATAAAATATTCTTTTGCTATAAAAAGTATTAATAAATTTCTTATACCGGCTTTATATCTCACTGCCATGTACATAGTCATAGAGTCACTTAGTTTTGGCACTAAAGCCGATAAAATTTTTACTATAGTTATTTACTTACTTACAACACTTTATGCTGTTCGTTTTGGAATTGCCTTATTAAATTATTTTCTGACAAAATATGTGGAAAAATCACGAGGCGAAGAAGAAAGTAAAAGAATTAAACCACTATTTGCCTTTTTAAACTTTTTGATATGGATTCTAGGATTACTTTTTCTTTTAGATAACCTTGGTTTTAAAATCTCTACTTTAATTGCTGGATTAGGAATTTCTGGAATAGCTATTGGATTTGCTGCACAAGCAATTTTAGGAGATTTGTTCAGCTACTTCGTTATTTTTTTTGATAAACCTTTTGAACTTGGCGACTTTGTTGTCTTCGAAAATATAGCTGGCAGCATAGAAAAAATTGGAATTAAATCAACACGAATACGGTCTCTTTCAGGCGAACAGATAACTATCTCTAACTCTAAATTAACTGGCACGCTTGTTCATAATTATAAAAGAATGGAAAAAAGAAGAGTGGTTTTTAACATTGGGGTTACTTACCAAACTAAAGCTGATTTGTTAAAAAAAATTCCTTCTATCGTAAAAGAAATAATAGAAAAAAATGAAAATACTTTATTTGATAGAGCACATTTTAAAAGTTACGGCGATTTCAGCTTAATCTACGAAATAGTTTATTATATTCTTTCTTCTGATTACAATGTTTACATGGACGTACAACAGCAAATTAACTTAAGCATCTTCGAAGAATTTGAGAAATTGAAAATAGAATTTGCTTACCCAACCCAAACCATTTTTTTGAACAAAGGAAATTGA